From the Excalfactoria chinensis isolate bCotChi1 chromosome 1, bCotChi1.hap2, whole genome shotgun sequence genome, one window contains:
- the CSRP2 gene encoding cysteine and glycine-rich protein 2, giving the protein MAGAGAGAEAGPAEAPPRCFKRLRGRAVPRGAEWLPCTAMPNWGGGNKCGACGRTVYHAEEVQCDGRSFHRCCFLCMVCRKNLDSTTVAIHDAEVYCKSCYGKKYGPKGYGYGQGAGTLNMDRGERLGIKPESTPSPHRPTTNPNTSKFAQKFGGAEKCSRCGDSVYAAEKVIGAGKPWHKNCFRCAKCGKSLESTTLTEKEGEIYCKGCYAKNFGPKGFGYGQGAGALVHAQ; this is encoded by the exons atggctggggctggggccGGGGCTGAGGCCGGGCCCGCGGAAGCTCCGCCCCGGTGCTTTAAGCGGCTGCGGGGCCGCGCCGTGCCGAGAGGTGCGGAGTGGCTCCCGTG CACCGCCATGCCGAACTGGGGAGGTGGCAACAAATGTGGCGCCTGCGGTCGGACGGTCTACCATGCTGAGGAGGTGCAGTGCGACGGACGGAGCTTCCACcgctgctgcttcctctgca TGGTCTGCCGGAAGAATTTGGACAGCACAACTGTCGCAATTCACGATGCTGAAGTTTACTGCAAATCTTGCTATGGAAAGAAGTATGGCCCAAAAGGTTACGGCTACGGGCAAGGGGCGGGCACGCTGAACATGGACAGGGGAGAGAGACTAGGCATCAAGCCTGAGAG CACACCTTCTCCTCACCGACCCACCACAAACCCAAATACTTCAAAGTTCGCTCAGAAGTTCGGAGGTGCGGAGAAATGTTCTCGGTGTGGGGATTCTGTTTATGCAGCAGAGAAAGTCATAGGTGCTGGAAAG CCATGGCACAAGAACTGCTTCCGATGTGCCAAGTGTGGGAAAAGTCTAGAATCTACCACCCTAActgaaaaagagggagaaatcTACTGTAAAg GCTGTTACGCAAAGAACTTCGGCCCTAAAGGATTTGGCTACGGTCAGGGAGCAGGAGCCCTCGTTCATGCCCAGTGA